The Dysidea avara chromosome 11, odDysAvar1.4, whole genome shotgun sequence genome includes the window TGATGATAACAGTCCCCTCTACCCTTAGTTATTTGTATTCCCCttttagtagtagtagtagtagcagtagtggtTGGTTTTGTAGTTGTTTGTGTAGTTGTATATAGTAGTTGACTTCAGCACTCCATGTTTTAATCACTGCTATTggaaaaaaaatttactgcCTCGTAAGTGCAGCGGCTatattatgcttcgctttcagctatgttcagcccgttacacagcattacaaggagaacagtgttagaatcatctctgcaatcagtctagtcaccacaaaaaatacggatgattcccgtttacaaacgtactgtagggaagccatgcatcgcgctaccgctaatcaacacctttggctgtaagcaaaaagaaatgagacacaaaggaggataaagttaagtccatgatgcgtgcattgtacatactgcggtataccaataggcacgtctcgggacgaagcgatgtcgaacagtgaaaaaaccaagcccatagccttagccattatcgagttatgcttgcctgaaggaggcaggcaggcaggcagttagtcagtagaaaattccattgtataattttttttttaaatttcgtaacaatttattggaagcctttaggatcgtactgaaggcacttttgggcttggttatacctaaccaatactgccaaggtgccaggatggagttgagaagctggtttttgggtgattttttttggctaggaaaacccaaatatccatgatccctaacatacagtactactgtactgtatgataattataTAGTTTTTAGGTTTTTTGCACACAAAATATTCAAGGGGAAAACATTTGCGGTTGGCTATGGAAGGTAATCCGTGCCAAAAATGAACTTAATAAATAAAAGCATATTGTAAAACCAGGAATGCGGTGCGAAGCGCCGCTTTACCATTTCTCGACCATGTCCCAACAAGACCGGAGGCCGCTTAAAATCTTGAATAAAATAAATCTGGATAATGCACTCCTTGTCTTTTAGATGTGAAACCGGCTTACGATTCACGAATCCTAATTGAGTGGCCCAGCTAGTACTCAAGATGGCAAATTTAATGGCAGTGTTGGTTCTCAGAGCCCACTGTGAACTGAATTCAAGAAGCCGCTGCTCGAGATGTTTTCAGCTCGGCCGGTTTTAGAGTGTGAGTGATGACTGAGACATACAAGGACGCTCTTTGAAGGTCCCTAGAGTGAGCCCTACAGGGATATAGCTTATAAGTTAACTGAACTAATATCCAATACAAAAATCGAGCCAAAAAAATGTTGGATAGACCATTTAATATGCTCTCGGCTCTttggtggagaaaggagaaaaaacattcatgactggacctgggcagcctggTCCGTGTACTTTCGGGCCATTCCAATGTATAATAATCAAAACGGAAAAGAATAAGCGCTTGGTGCGTAAGCGCTTGGCGCGCAAGCGCTTCCGTTTTGGTTTTTGTACATTGGAATTGGCTCGGGAATTGGTGAATTCCATTTGTCGAAATGCAGTTTGATTGATTTTGCCAGAGGAGTGAATCGACCCTAACTGGATAGAATGAACAAAGGGTGCACAATGGAACGTTTAACTGCTGACCTGGTTTGTTGCCACGTCGAGCGAGTTCTTACCCGTCAGCAgtaaatattaaaattttttgcgGATTACTATCGCACGTGACAGTGTGTAGGCCTGGCCACCTGGCTCGATTCGCTAGGAACTGAAGTGCACTGTAAAAACTGAAAGGTAGATTTAACCCAAAAAAATGGGTAGTTTTACCAGAAACTCAGGTAACCAAAATTTTAGGTAGAAGTAACCATTTATTTTAAAGGTTATAGGAACCATCTATGTGAAGAGGTAACTTTAACCTAAGGTTGGTAACATCAACCAAGATCCAAAATGTTATAACAACTTTGTGTGGGTTGAAAGTACCTCCATCAAGGCAGGTAATAATAACCACCAGGTGTTGCTTTAACTATAGCAGGAATTAAAGTAACCACTTCAGTATTAGGTTAAAAAGCCTGCAGTTAGTGGTGGTGTTAACCACAATACCAGTGGTTAGTTACTACTTACAGAATGAACTATTTACCTTCCTTATAATTAGCTATGATAACCATCCAGAAAGTTACTTATACCATATGGTTGGTAATAATGACTGTTACAATTggttgtgttgttgttgtttgtacCTAGATGATAACCTGCCTCACCACTGTTTGCTTTCTGTGAATTGGTAGCATATTATAAATCCTTTAGTATTTATCACACATAGTATACAAGTCACAAATCGTCATCAAGGATTAAACAACAGTCTTGTAATTGTTTACATAGtgacaacataatattatctcTTAGTAACAGTAATCATGAACAAATATATAGACTTTTACAACATGGCATATACGTAACATAACTAGTACAGCCTGTAAAGATGTTATATATGAGTACAGTCTTGTTTGTCAATAGATATATTTATGTTCACAGGTTACGTTTAATATCTGACGTGACTGCCAAATATGATGCACTGCGGTCAGTATTATCAGGATAGGAGAAGATATAATCCTGAAGAAACCACAAAAAGCTTTTGGTTTGGGTTGAGTACTCAAGGTAAAATGAATAGTATGCTGAAAACGTAAGAAAGATGGCATCTGGCAATGTTGAACACTGACAGAGAGTCATGTTTTccacaaaaacaaaaaattgGTCATCTGGACCTACACCAAGGTACCCTCCTATTCGTGGTGCTGCATATGATGTCTGTGACTTTGCTGCATCCTCTACTCTTGTGGATATCTACACAAGAAACAATAAATATCATAGTTGCAGTTTCATTATTCATAGAACCATACTTGATACTCCGTGTAAACAAATTTGATCGTCTCTTTGGCATTTTTCGGAGCTAACAACTCCACTAGTATGCTCAGAGCTAAAATATCATCACCATCTGAAAGTAGAAATAAAAATACATTAATGACAATGGTCATGTGCTTTAGAACATGGCATGCATAGTGTGCTTTGACCATTGGAAGACAAAGAGATCTtaccagaggagggtggacacgatataagcgctattgaaaattattaccattaattgaatatttctaataccaagactaaaatgaagtgataaaacctgtttagcaacagccacactAATTTATCTTGTGCTTTTTGTGACAAACGGAAGAAAATGAGTACAAAGATGTCCTATTTCCTGCTTGATTCTCCATGAGGACACGCTAGCGGCGTCCGCTTTCCTTTCTTTAATTCCATGGGAGCGAGCATAGGAGGCATATTGTATATCATAATACCTTCTTCAACGATTGTTGGGCTCGAATAGAAGCTTATAAGGTGTCGCTAGAGTGCAATGCATCGATTCCACCGACAAACTTACTGCACACGTGATCTTCTATAAATTCAAGGGCGATTTACGTGTTGGGAATAGTGGGGaagaccggctaaatatactaaACGTGAAGCACACTTTCGAATGGTACCCATTTAAACTTCGCtgaaggcttggttatacttttaatacaaatgtatgcactcatgtGCGCttgtccaccctcctctgagATCTTACAATCCACAAAGAGACCTACTAGCTGGCCATAAAAATAGTTTGACACCTTCTGAGTAATTTTATTTAGACTTCAAACACATTCACTGTATACTATTTGCAAATTGTGTTTTAAACCTCATGTACCAAGTACCTATTAAAACTCTGTAAAACAACATGACTTCAACAAGAAATGAGACTTTGAATTGTACCAACAGATAGTGATGCACCGGTTAATCGGTAAAGCATCAGAAATCGATTTATCGGCCAAATTTTGGAAATATCGGTAATTATTAGTAGATGTTTTGGCAGATTAATTTTGCTGACCCTAACATTATATTTAAGAAATCAAGACAGAAATTAAggaaatatattgcaatattgcataaAACATGTAGAAATTGAGTAAATATAAACAtcagatcggttatcggtatcggccagtATGTAATTCAAGTATCAGATAATCGGTTAAATCTCTTATTGGTGGATCACTACCAACAGACATGGTCATAAGATATTACTTTAAATACAGACTTCTATGATATGCAATAATAGCAGTCACACTGTACCTTCTTCACGAGCAGTCTTCAGCACTTCTTTGACGTTCTTCTTAGAGCTTTTTTTGCCCAATGCAATGATAGCTGGAACATATCGAGCCCATTCCCTCAGAAAAGAATCTTTTACATTTGCTCTCCCTGTTATCATAGCTAATTCTTGCTCCAACTGTATACAATAACAACATAAACATTTAACAATATTACTGTACATGCTTACAATTGCTGGAAATTTGAGGCATGGATATTCAGTAATGATAGACTTAACACTGGTGGCATCTTTCCGTACATAAACCCATTGATTCTGAAAAGTGGTTTTCATTAATGGAAGCAATACCCGGTCACGAGGAGTACGATTTTTCATTTCTTCCACCATAGCCTTGTTGTGTTCTTCAAAAGTCTCCAAATCCACAATAGGTGAGTTCTGAGTTAGTGGGTACCTTCTTTGAAGTTTGTCCTTGTTATTACTTCTTTTTGGAGCAGGTGATTGATCAATGGAAGCTCCTCTCTTTCTGTCCAGTTTGATTAAATTTCGGATTCTTTCAATCATTTTGTCCACCCATGAAGTCTGCAGCAATAAACTTTCACATAAGAGCAAATTCATACATCATACAAATACaagaagtatatataatataattttaaaagATGCCATCAAATTTCAGAAAATTGTCAAAATAAGCATGAGATATGCTAAAGATTTAACTGTACATGGCCGAAGTACAAAGTTCTTATTATTAAAATTGTGTTTCTAGTAGGGGTGTACTGATACACCGATATCATATTGGTTGCTGGTACGGAGACTTTTGTCAATATCGGTAGGGATCAATATTACTGCCAAAACTgatacgatataccgatatacagTACAACTGGGCTGTCTTAAAGACAGTGTGCACTGACTATGCGATGTAATACAGCTAACAAGACTGGGAAACAGTGACTTTCTTGCTTATTGCAAAACACtatgctacgagaagccatctaagtgcacACATGGCTACTGTTTTATTGTTATAACGTTTACCAATCATACAATCAAATTAGTGAGTTTTAAAAGCAACCATGGAATGAACCAGAGAATACAACCTAGAACAACCAGCCATTAAAATGGAGAGTAATCTTAGCAGGAGTatccattaaaatatttgttgtCTGGGCCACATAATAGAGGCCACATAATAGAGGCCAcataatagaggccacaccaccataggcaACGAAGCATTGCCAGTGATCTTACAGTGGTTATAAGTGcataaatatagtttaatttGACATCTCCATTTGGTTTCTAAAtttatatcggtatatcagaTCAGTATCGGTGTTTAGATTCAACATATCGGAATATATCGGATTGGTTCAAAATTTCTGTATCTTTTGGCTAATTGCCACGTAAGAAGCCATACCATGCTCTATGCATTTTACTCTCCAATGTTGCAAGAAGCAACCAATCCACTGTAGCGTAAATCTgcagtacatgtatacagtccACAGTACTTGTATTCTTGCTTATTATTTTAGCTCCAATATTCGGTATAGCTGTTCTTCCATACAAAAACGTACACAAACTAATTACAAAAAACGAAATACAAGTACAAATATAGTGGATGGAAACTTGGAGGACAATACATCATCATCTAGTAATCATTCCACCAGTGTTCAGCTGAATATAACCATGTGGCAAATGCTATGCATTGCTAGAAAATGCCAGAATTTAATGCACTATAGCAACTTAGATTGCACACGTGAAGTTACAAAAATCACTACCATATTGTGTACTTTGCACGGGAGGATCAACGGCGGCAGTTGTACTCCATTGGCCATACAATGACAAAATGTGTGTTGTTTTGTTAATATGGCAGTTATTCCATAGATATGTGGTAAACAAACTGTTTTATCTCTGAATGAGTGCATACAATATGCACGAGTATTTATACCCATTGTTCCTCCCATGCAAAACCATCCAAGTATTAATTAAAGCACCACAAATTCGTGCTGTATGGAAAACACAGCACTCAGGAtaggaaaaattaaaaatagACAGTTATTGCTatttaaatgtacaaattatactcTTTAATATGTGTACAATTGCATAACATAACTTACATAGCCATCACCTATATCATCCTTCATATATGGATATTTAAGGATAAGGAGTCTGGCAACCTGCTCACAGTTGCTTCTGGATGGCTTCGAACCCACTTTAGAAATTGTAAGAGTAACCAAGGTTCTAACAATATCATTCCGACTTTCTCGTGTTAGCTCCTTTCTCTTAATACAGGCATCCGTCTCTGGTCTCCAGTGAGAAGGTATTTCAAAACTGCTTGCGGACAGACTTCCTGATGTACACGAAGCAACAGACTGTGTTGAACATGTCGAACCTTGATCACTACATGGAGTTGGACTGTACGTATCAACAGATGACAAAGCAGGAATATCATCCTATATAAAAATCATATTTACAATTACTGCAAACTTTTCATGaacactacatacataatattatgtcaacaATTAAACTTCAAGCAATCAAATACAGCCTCAACTCACaatgtatatacgtagctacgtGGGATGCCTAAACATCATAAAATTATCATACATGAGTACCGTTTATTGCAAATACAGAGTACGGGTCAGTGCTAATTCTCAAGATCTTGCTAAGTGGTTGTGAAATACATGGTAGTGCAATGATTTTCCTATAAGAGtattggactgctctattagaacatcttGAAATCTCCCCTGGTGAAGACGATATTGGTTATAgctaaaaatttaacactgagaATAGCCATGTATCACCCACTATTACATGTGCTttgcaaatattctaataaattagtgcacatgCAATCTTTTTGATTTATACAAAAATTGTAAGTTAATAGTCTCTCCAGCTTTAGAAGAACCAGATAATGCCtaggtaagacatgcagtgctaggattcttcagtggataaacaacccaAAGAATAATCACTGATGCGAGCCGAGgctgattattacatcattcctgagggagaatcctagcaatgcatgtcttagctGTTTAGACAATGGCCCATGTGACTGGAATCTTAAACTTGTTAGGAATCCAGTATGTAATCTATGTGTCAAAGTTTGTGGCAAGGTGTCTTACCAGAGTAAAAACCCTGCATACCTCAAAGCATTCTctgcatgccattgtctaattgTTGAGAGTCTGTTTCAAGCCTAGCCCATGAGACCAGTCACAGATGCAATAATTAGGTTACTTAAGTATGGCTTTACACTGGAATATAGTTTGTTTCTTTTTTCCGAtactgtaattaattttatggctttCAGTGAATACTTGtactgtaaaacattaataaataaatttaaaaatataccTATAAATAAGACGGCTACTACATACACCTAAAATACCTTTGAAATAAGCCTCAACAGCTTCTTTACAATGCCTATGGCAGGTATCATTTCCTTTAAGTCCTGCTGACTCAACTGTAAGAATTCTTTACCATCAATGTAATtctctacaaaaaaaaataaaaaatcacATTGCTGTATAATGCTGTACACATCAACAAGCTACATGTATACTGACAAAGTGGAAGACACTTGCCGTGAAAGATGGCAAGTTGTGTGAACAATTTTTAAAGCTATGTGACAAGACCGGGTACTGTACAATGTTTTTAGGCAATCCAGTCCGTTAATGAGACCTGGAGAGTACAGCCGGGGCATCCAACAGGGCTGCTAGTAAGTTTTGACTAAGATTAGAACTGCTGTTGTCACTTCAACTAGACAGACATAGTCTGCAACTACGCCGTTCCTCGCTGTGTGCCAAATGAGTTAAcctttagtagctagctagttacgtACCTTTCAGAATTTCACATACTTTCGTTGAGTTCGTTCGGAATCTCGCTCTGAAGCTGGTCAACGTTAGTGGACGACATCGTCTCGGACATTATTGAGCTACCAACGAGGCCACCAAGCTTGAACAAATCTACCAAACTTGAAAGCACTAAACCAAAAAAGGCGGCAAACACCATATGAGCGCCAAGTTGCACCGCCAATTTTTTTAGCTATCACGTGTGCATGGTAGCCTATAGTTACCTGAGAGCAGTGGTGATGATTGTCGTGTTACCGATAGAAACTCCAGATGGCGAGTAGTTCTAGCGCCGGTACCAGCGGGCAATATGCAAGGTTTAAGTGCCCCCTTTGTGTTTTCCAGGCACTTAATATACGACTAGTTTTAAGTCACCTACGACTAGTTCATTCCAGTGATCCACGCTTTTCAGTTGTGTGTGGAATCGGTGGTTGCAGTAATACTTCCAAGTCATATTCAGCTCTCTATCAACATATCTACAAAAAGCATAAAGATTCCGGCATAATTCAGTCTCGAGTTCATAGAGCATCGCAACAGTTGAATTGTTCCGATGAACCTGAGATATCCTCTTTCAATTTTCACGATGACGCTTTCCAACAAGGTTTGTGTATttagtagctatacactgtatgtCAGTCTCCCATGCAGTAACGGTGGTCTAATATGGTTCCTGCGATAGTGTACACACAATGCacatatattataatttgtGCTTGCTGTACAGTACATTAATTGTGTCAAAGTTAATAGTGGAGTACATATGCATTGCAACTATTGCTTTATACTGTCATAGAGTTATAAAAGTGGGTCGTAAAGATGATCACATCATATAGTTTACTGTTCCAGTAGCTAGTGGATTTAATGATCCCTTGTGGCAAAACCAACTTTTGTGAATACTTAGCAGCACTCATGCAACTTGTGATGCAGTAACTAATCCCAATTGCTTTAATAAAGGCATCACATTCTAATGAATCATTAATTAAATACCATTGTATATAGGAAATGAAGATTTCAATCCAGATCTGGAGCATTTGCTAGGCATTGATGCGATTCGTCAAAAGAAAGCCAGCGCCCTTTATTTGTTGAAATTAAAAGAAAACCATCGTTTGTCTCAGACAGCGATCGATGATGTTATGGAAGGGTCAAAGACTGTTTTTTCCCACACAGTGCAAATTCTTCACAGTGGTATTCGTGCTAAGCTTGCTTCACTTGGAATAGATGATACACAAATTGACAGTGTGTTTAAAGACTTAGCCGATCCTTTTGTTGGCTTGGAAACAAGATATAAACAAGAGAAGTGTTTTGTAGAAGATCTTGGCTTAGTGGTAAGTTTGAACTAGTACATAATACTCTGTTGAAGCAGTAACTAAGATTACTATGGTAAATGCATTAATGCAAGTATTTTGGTAAATTCACTTATAAACATAAAGTTTTAAGGACGGTGAATGAACGTACACCAATCTGTTATTTTACTATAGGAACCAGAGGAGATTTTAGTTGGTGAACCTTTTTATGCTGCAAGGTTTTCAGGAACTAAGAGATCGCTAGTAGAACAACGCGACTCTTTTCAATATATTCCTATTTTTAAGACGCTTGAAAGACTACTGGGAGATTCCAGTCTGTTGGAATTCATTGATAATCCTCACAGGAGATCAGATGATAAACTTGAAGATTTTTGTGATGGAGAATTAGCTTGCAATCACCCATTATTTTCAAATGATCCACTTGCACTTCAAGTAATTGCCTACTTTGATGAGCTTGAAGTTTGTAACCCCCTAGGCACACATACCAAGAAACATAAATTAGGCATCATTTTATTCACTCTCGGTAACATTCCACCTAAATTTCGATCTACATTAAGGAGCATTGATTTAGTTGCTTGTGCAACACATCCTGTAATTCAGAAATATGGTATTGACACTATTCTTGAACCATTTATAAAAGATTTGAATAC containing:
- the LOC136238125 gene encoding uncharacterized protein, translated to MIPAIGIVKKLLRLISKDDIPALSSVDTYSPTPCSDQGSTCSTQSVASCTSGSLSASSFEIPSHWRPETDACIKRKELTRESRNDIVRTLVTLTISKVGSKPSRSNCEQVARLLILKYPYMKDDIGDGYTSWVDKMIERIRNLIKLDRKRGASIDQSPAPKRSNNKDKLQRRYPLTQNSPIVDLETFEEHNKAMVEEMKNRTPRDRVLLPLMKTTFQNQWVYVRKDATSVKSIITEYPCLKFPAILEQELAMITGRANVKDSFLREWARYVPAIIALGKKSSKKNVKEVLKTAREEDGDDILALSILVELLAPKNAKETIKFVYTEYQISTRVEDAAKSQTSYAAPRIGGYLGVGPDDQFFVFVENMTLCQCSTLPDAIFLTFSAYYSFYLEYSTQTKSFLWFLQDYIFSYPDNTDRSASYLAVTSDIKRNL